From Pan paniscus chromosome 9, NHGRI_mPanPan1-v2.0_pri, whole genome shotgun sequence, the proteins below share one genomic window:
- the FOXRED1 gene encoding FAD-dependent oxidoreductase domain-containing protein 1 isoform X1 — protein MIRRVLPHGMGRGLLTRRPGTRRGGFSLDWDGKVSEIKKKIKSILPGRSCDLLQDTSHLPPEHSDVVIVGGGVLGLSVAYWLKKLESRRGAIRVLVVERDHTYSQASTGLSVGGICQQFSLPENIQLSLFSASFLRNINEYLAVVDAPPLDLRFNPSGYLLLASEKDAAAMESNVKVQRQEGAKVSLMSPDQLRNKFPWINTEGVALASYGMEDEGWFDPWCLLQGLRRKVQSLGVLFCQGEVTRFVSSSQRMLTTDDKAVVLKRIHEVHVKMDRSLEYQPVECAIVINAAGAWSAQIAALAGIGEGPPGTLQGTKLPVEPRKRYVYVWHCPQGPGLETPLVADTSGAYFRREGLGSNYLGGRSPTEQEEPDPANLEVDHDFFQDKVWPHLALRVPAFETLKVQSAWAGYYDYNTFDQNGVVGPHPLVVNMYFATGFSGHGLQQAPGVGRAVAEMVLKGRFQTIDLSPFLFTRFYLGEKIQENNII, from the exons ATGATTCGGAGGGTTCTGCCGCACGGCATGGGCCGGGGCCTCTTGACCCGGAGGCCAGGCACGCGCAGAGGAGGCTTTTCTCTGG ACTGGGATGGAAAGGTGTCTGAGATTAAGAAGAAGATCAAGTCGATCCTGCCTGGAAGGTCCTGTGATCTACTGCAAGACACCAGCCACCTGCCTCCCGAGCACTCGGATGTGGTGATCGTGGGAGGTGGGGTGCTTGGCTTGTCTGTGGCCTATTGGCTGAAGAAGCTGGAGAGCAGACGAGGTGCTATTCGAGTGCTAGTGGTGGAACGGGACCACACG TATTCACAGGCCTCCACTGGGCTCTCAGTAGGTGGGATTTGTCAGCAGTTCTCATTGCCTGAGAACATCCAGCTCTCCCTCTTTTCAGCCAGCTTTCTACGGAACATCAAT GAGTACCTGGCCGTAGTCGATGCCCCTCCCCTGGACCTCCGGTTCAACCCCTCGGGCTACCTCTTGCTGGCTTCAGAAAAGGATGCTGCAGCCATGGAGAGCAACGTGAAAGTGCAGAG GCAGGAGGGAGCCAAAGTTTCTCTGATGTCTCCTGATCAGCTTCGGAACAAGTTTCCCTGGATAAACACAGAGGGAGTGGCTTTGGCGTCTTATG GGATGGAGGACGAAGGTTGGTTTGACCCCTGGTGTCTGCTCCAGGGGCTTCGGCGAAAGGTCCAGTCCTTGGGAGTCCTTTTCTGCCAGGGAGAGGTGACAC GTTTTGTCTCTTCATCTCAACGCATGTTGACCACAGATGACAAAGCGGTGGTGTTGAAAAGGATCCATGAAGTCCAC GTGAAGATGGACCGCAGCCTGGAGTACCAGCCTGTGGAATGCGCCATTGTGATCAACGCAGCCGGAGCCTGGTCTGCGCAAATCGCAGCGCTGGCTGGTATTGGAGAGGGGCCGCCTGGCACCCTGCAGGGCACCAAGCTACCTGTGGAGCCGAGGAAAAG gtatgtgtatgtgtggcaCTGCCCCCAGGGACCAGGCCTAGAGACTCCGCTTGTTGCAGACACCAGTGGAGCCTATTTTCGCCGGGAAGGattaggtagcaactacctaggtGGTCGTAGCCCCACTGAG CAGGAAGAACCGGACCCGGCGAACCTGGAAGTGGACCATGATTTCTTCCAGGACAAGGTGTGGCCCCATTTGGCCCTGAGGGTCCCAGCTTTTGAGACTCTGAAG GTTCAGAGCGCCTGGGCCGGCTATTACGACTACAACACCTTTGACCAGAATGGCGTGGTGGGCCCCCACCCGCTAGTTGTCAACATGTACTTTGCTACTGGCTTCAGTGGTCACGGGCTCCAGCAGGCCCCTGGCGTTGGGCGAGCTGTAGCAGAGATGGTACTGAAGGGCAGGTTCCAGACCATCGACCTGAGCCCCTTCCTCTTTACCCGCTTTTACTTGGGAGAGAAGATCCAGGAGAACAACATCATCTGA
- the FOXRED1 gene encoding FAD-dependent oxidoreductase domain-containing protein 1 isoform X2 gives MIRRVLPHGMGRGLLTRRPGTRRGGFSLDWDGKVSEIKKKIKSILPGRSCDLLQDTSHLPPEHSDVVIVGGGVLGLSVAYWLKKLESRRGAIRVLVVERDHTYSQASTGLSVGGICQQFSLPENIQLSLFSASFLRNINEYLAVVDAPPLDLRFNPSGYLLLASEKDAAAMESNVKVQRQEGAKVSLMSPDQLRNKFPWINTEGVALASYGMEDEGWFDPWCLLQGLRRKVQSLGVLFCQGEVTRFVSSSQRMLTTDDKAVVLKRIHEVHVKMDRSLEYQPVECAIVINAAGAWSAQIAALAGIGEGPPGTLQGTKLPVEPRKRYVYVWHCPQGPGLETPLVADTSGAYFRREGLGSNYLGGRSPTEEEPDPANLEVDHDFFQDKVWPHLALRVPAFETLKVQSAWAGYYDYNTFDQNGVVGPHPLVVNMYFATGFSGHGLQQAPGVGRAVAEMVLKGRFQTIDLSPFLFTRFYLGEKIQENNII, from the exons ATGATTCGGAGGGTTCTGCCGCACGGCATGGGCCGGGGCCTCTTGACCCGGAGGCCAGGCACGCGCAGAGGAGGCTTTTCTCTGG ACTGGGATGGAAAGGTGTCTGAGATTAAGAAGAAGATCAAGTCGATCCTGCCTGGAAGGTCCTGTGATCTACTGCAAGACACCAGCCACCTGCCTCCCGAGCACTCGGATGTGGTGATCGTGGGAGGTGGGGTGCTTGGCTTGTCTGTGGCCTATTGGCTGAAGAAGCTGGAGAGCAGACGAGGTGCTATTCGAGTGCTAGTGGTGGAACGGGACCACACG TATTCACAGGCCTCCACTGGGCTCTCAGTAGGTGGGATTTGTCAGCAGTTCTCATTGCCTGAGAACATCCAGCTCTCCCTCTTTTCAGCCAGCTTTCTACGGAACATCAAT GAGTACCTGGCCGTAGTCGATGCCCCTCCCCTGGACCTCCGGTTCAACCCCTCGGGCTACCTCTTGCTGGCTTCAGAAAAGGATGCTGCAGCCATGGAGAGCAACGTGAAAGTGCAGAG GCAGGAGGGAGCCAAAGTTTCTCTGATGTCTCCTGATCAGCTTCGGAACAAGTTTCCCTGGATAAACACAGAGGGAGTGGCTTTGGCGTCTTATG GGATGGAGGACGAAGGTTGGTTTGACCCCTGGTGTCTGCTCCAGGGGCTTCGGCGAAAGGTCCAGTCCTTGGGAGTCCTTTTCTGCCAGGGAGAGGTGACAC GTTTTGTCTCTTCATCTCAACGCATGTTGACCACAGATGACAAAGCGGTGGTGTTGAAAAGGATCCATGAAGTCCAC GTGAAGATGGACCGCAGCCTGGAGTACCAGCCTGTGGAATGCGCCATTGTGATCAACGCAGCCGGAGCCTGGTCTGCGCAAATCGCAGCGCTGGCTGGTATTGGAGAGGGGCCGCCTGGCACCCTGCAGGGCACCAAGCTACCTGTGGAGCCGAGGAAAAG gtatgtgtatgtgtggcaCTGCCCCCAGGGACCAGGCCTAGAGACTCCGCTTGTTGCAGACACCAGTGGAGCCTATTTTCGCCGGGAAGGattaggtagcaactacctaggtGGTCGTAGCCCCACTGAG GAAGAACCGGACCCGGCGAACCTGGAAGTGGACCATGATTTCTTCCAGGACAAGGTGTGGCCCCATTTGGCCCTGAGGGTCCCAGCTTTTGAGACTCTGAAG GTTCAGAGCGCCTGGGCCGGCTATTACGACTACAACACCTTTGACCAGAATGGCGTGGTGGGCCCCCACCCGCTAGTTGTCAACATGTACTTTGCTACTGGCTTCAGTGGTCACGGGCTCCAGCAGGCCCCTGGCGTTGGGCGAGCTGTAGCAGAGATGGTACTGAAGGGCAGGTTCCAGACCATCGACCTGAGCCCCTTCCTCTTTACCCGCTTTTACTTGGGAGAGAAGATCCAGGAGAACAACATCATCTGA
- the FOXRED1 gene encoding FAD-dependent oxidoreductase domain-containing protein 1 isoform X6, translating into MIRRVLPHGMGRGLLTRRPGTRRGGFSLGKVEDHKRVLWFWVVPNLRLCVLQDPKPWPTLAGQWVGLGKGEYLAVVDAPPLDLRFNPSGYLLLASEKDAAAMESNVKVQRQEGAKVSLMSPDQLRNKFPWINTEGVALASYGMEDEGWFDPWCLLQGLRRKVQSLGVLFCQGEVTRFVSSSQRMLTTDDKAVVLKRIHEVHVKMDRSLEYQPVECAIVINAAGAWSAQIAALAGIGEGPPGTLQGTKLPVEPRKRYVYVWHCPQGPGLETPLVADTSGAYFRREGLGSNYLGGRSPTEQEEPDPANLEVDHDFFQDKVWPHLALRVPAFETLKVQSAWAGYYDYNTFDQNGVVGPHPLVVNMYFATGFSGHGLQQAPGVGRAVAEMVLKGRFQTIDLSPFLFTRFYLGEKIQENNII; encoded by the exons ATGATTCGGAGGGTTCTGCCGCACGGCATGGGCCGGGGCCTCTTGACCCGGAGGCCAGGCACGCGCAGAGGAGGCTTTTCTCTGGGTAAAGTTGAGGACCACAAGAGGGTATTGTGGTTCTGGGTTGTCCCCAACCTCCGACTGTGTGTCCTTCAGGACCCGAAACCATGGCCCACACTGGCAGGACAGTGGGTCGGCTTGGGGAAGGGG GAGTACCTGGCCGTAGTCGATGCCCCTCCCCTGGACCTCCGGTTCAACCCCTCGGGCTACCTCTTGCTGGCTTCAGAAAAGGATGCTGCAGCCATGGAGAGCAACGTGAAAGTGCAGAG GCAGGAGGGAGCCAAAGTTTCTCTGATGTCTCCTGATCAGCTTCGGAACAAGTTTCCCTGGATAAACACAGAGGGAGTGGCTTTGGCGTCTTATG GGATGGAGGACGAAGGTTGGTTTGACCCCTGGTGTCTGCTCCAGGGGCTTCGGCGAAAGGTCCAGTCCTTGGGAGTCCTTTTCTGCCAGGGAGAGGTGACAC GTTTTGTCTCTTCATCTCAACGCATGTTGACCACAGATGACAAAGCGGTGGTGTTGAAAAGGATCCATGAAGTCCAC GTGAAGATGGACCGCAGCCTGGAGTACCAGCCTGTGGAATGCGCCATTGTGATCAACGCAGCCGGAGCCTGGTCTGCGCAAATCGCAGCGCTGGCTGGTATTGGAGAGGGGCCGCCTGGCACCCTGCAGGGCACCAAGCTACCTGTGGAGCCGAGGAAAAG gtatgtgtatgtgtggcaCTGCCCCCAGGGACCAGGCCTAGAGACTCCGCTTGTTGCAGACACCAGTGGAGCCTATTTTCGCCGGGAAGGattaggtagcaactacctaggtGGTCGTAGCCCCACTGAG CAGGAAGAACCGGACCCGGCGAACCTGGAAGTGGACCATGATTTCTTCCAGGACAAGGTGTGGCCCCATTTGGCCCTGAGGGTCCCAGCTTTTGAGACTCTGAAG GTTCAGAGCGCCTGGGCCGGCTATTACGACTACAACACCTTTGACCAGAATGGCGTGGTGGGCCCCCACCCGCTAGTTGTCAACATGTACTTTGCTACTGGCTTCAGTGGTCACGGGCTCCAGCAGGCCCCTGGCGTTGGGCGAGCTGTAGCAGAGATGGTACTGAAGGGCAGGTTCCAGACCATCGACCTGAGCCCCTTCCTCTTTACCCGCTTTTACTTGGGAGAGAAGATCCAGGAGAACAACATCATCTGA
- the FOXRED1 gene encoding FAD-dependent oxidoreductase domain-containing protein 1 isoform X4, with amino-acid sequence MIRRVLPHGMGRGLLTRRPGTRRGGFSLGKVEDHKRVLWFWVVPNLRLCVLQDPKPWPTLAGQWVGLGKGYSQASTGLSVGGICQQFSLPENIQLSLFSASFLRNINEYLAVVDAPPLDLRFNPSGYLLLASEKDAAAMESNVKVQRQEGAKVSLMSPDQLRNKFPWINTEGVALASYGMEDEGWFDPWCLLQGLRRKVQSLGVLFCQGEVTRFVSSSQRMLTTDDKAVVLKRIHEVHVKMDRSLEYQPVECAIVINAAGAWSAQIAALAGIGEGPPGTLQGTKLPVEPRKRYVYVWHCPQGPGLETPLVADTSGAYFRREGLGSNYLGGRSPTEQEEPDPANLEVDHDFFQDKVWPHLALRVPAFETLKVQSAWAGYYDYNTFDQNGVVGPHPLVVNMYFATGFSGHGLQQAPGVGRAVAEMVLKGRFQTIDLSPFLFTRFYLGEKIQENNII; translated from the exons ATGATTCGGAGGGTTCTGCCGCACGGCATGGGCCGGGGCCTCTTGACCCGGAGGCCAGGCACGCGCAGAGGAGGCTTTTCTCTGGGTAAAGTTGAGGACCACAAGAGGGTATTGTGGTTCTGGGTTGTCCCCAACCTCCGACTGTGTGTCCTTCAGGACCCGAAACCATGGCCCACACTGGCAGGACAGTGGGTCGGCTTGGGGAAGGGG TATTCACAGGCCTCCACTGGGCTCTCAGTAGGTGGGATTTGTCAGCAGTTCTCATTGCCTGAGAACATCCAGCTCTCCCTCTTTTCAGCCAGCTTTCTACGGAACATCAAT GAGTACCTGGCCGTAGTCGATGCCCCTCCCCTGGACCTCCGGTTCAACCCCTCGGGCTACCTCTTGCTGGCTTCAGAAAAGGATGCTGCAGCCATGGAGAGCAACGTGAAAGTGCAGAG GCAGGAGGGAGCCAAAGTTTCTCTGATGTCTCCTGATCAGCTTCGGAACAAGTTTCCCTGGATAAACACAGAGGGAGTGGCTTTGGCGTCTTATG GGATGGAGGACGAAGGTTGGTTTGACCCCTGGTGTCTGCTCCAGGGGCTTCGGCGAAAGGTCCAGTCCTTGGGAGTCCTTTTCTGCCAGGGAGAGGTGACAC GTTTTGTCTCTTCATCTCAACGCATGTTGACCACAGATGACAAAGCGGTGGTGTTGAAAAGGATCCATGAAGTCCAC GTGAAGATGGACCGCAGCCTGGAGTACCAGCCTGTGGAATGCGCCATTGTGATCAACGCAGCCGGAGCCTGGTCTGCGCAAATCGCAGCGCTGGCTGGTATTGGAGAGGGGCCGCCTGGCACCCTGCAGGGCACCAAGCTACCTGTGGAGCCGAGGAAAAG gtatgtgtatgtgtggcaCTGCCCCCAGGGACCAGGCCTAGAGACTCCGCTTGTTGCAGACACCAGTGGAGCCTATTTTCGCCGGGAAGGattaggtagcaactacctaggtGGTCGTAGCCCCACTGAG CAGGAAGAACCGGACCCGGCGAACCTGGAAGTGGACCATGATTTCTTCCAGGACAAGGTGTGGCCCCATTTGGCCCTGAGGGTCCCAGCTTTTGAGACTCTGAAG GTTCAGAGCGCCTGGGCCGGCTATTACGACTACAACACCTTTGACCAGAATGGCGTGGTGGGCCCCCACCCGCTAGTTGTCAACATGTACTTTGCTACTGGCTTCAGTGGTCACGGGCTCCAGCAGGCCCCTGGCGTTGGGCGAGCTGTAGCAGAGATGGTACTGAAGGGCAGGTTCCAGACCATCGACCTGAGCCCCTTCCTCTTTACCCGCTTTTACTTGGGAGAGAAGATCCAGGAGAACAACATCATCTGA
- the FOXRED1 gene encoding FAD-dependent oxidoreductase domain-containing protein 1 isoform X5, with translation MIRRVLPHGMGRGLLTRRPGTRRGGFSLDWDGKVSEIKKKIKSILPGRSCDLLQDTSHLPPEHSDVVIVGGGVLGLSVAYWLKKLESRRGAIRVLVVERDHTEYLAVVDAPPLDLRFNPSGYLLLASEKDAAAMESNVKVQRQEGAKVSLMSPDQLRNKFPWINTEGVALASYGMEDEGWFDPWCLLQGLRRKVQSLGVLFCQGEVTRFVSSSQRMLTTDDKAVVLKRIHEVHVKMDRSLEYQPVECAIVINAAGAWSAQIAALAGIGEGPPGTLQGTKLPVEPRKRYVYVWHCPQGPGLETPLVADTSGAYFRREGLGSNYLGGRSPTEQEEPDPANLEVDHDFFQDKVWPHLALRVPAFETLKVQSAWAGYYDYNTFDQNGVVGPHPLVVNMYFATGFSGHGLQQAPGVGRAVAEMVLKGRFQTIDLSPFLFTRFYLGEKIQENNII, from the exons ATGATTCGGAGGGTTCTGCCGCACGGCATGGGCCGGGGCCTCTTGACCCGGAGGCCAGGCACGCGCAGAGGAGGCTTTTCTCTGG ACTGGGATGGAAAGGTGTCTGAGATTAAGAAGAAGATCAAGTCGATCCTGCCTGGAAGGTCCTGTGATCTACTGCAAGACACCAGCCACCTGCCTCCCGAGCACTCGGATGTGGTGATCGTGGGAGGTGGGGTGCTTGGCTTGTCTGTGGCCTATTGGCTGAAGAAGCTGGAGAGCAGACGAGGTGCTATTCGAGTGCTAGTGGTGGAACGGGACCACACG GAGTACCTGGCCGTAGTCGATGCCCCTCCCCTGGACCTCCGGTTCAACCCCTCGGGCTACCTCTTGCTGGCTTCAGAAAAGGATGCTGCAGCCATGGAGAGCAACGTGAAAGTGCAGAG GCAGGAGGGAGCCAAAGTTTCTCTGATGTCTCCTGATCAGCTTCGGAACAAGTTTCCCTGGATAAACACAGAGGGAGTGGCTTTGGCGTCTTATG GGATGGAGGACGAAGGTTGGTTTGACCCCTGGTGTCTGCTCCAGGGGCTTCGGCGAAAGGTCCAGTCCTTGGGAGTCCTTTTCTGCCAGGGAGAGGTGACAC GTTTTGTCTCTTCATCTCAACGCATGTTGACCACAGATGACAAAGCGGTGGTGTTGAAAAGGATCCATGAAGTCCAC GTGAAGATGGACCGCAGCCTGGAGTACCAGCCTGTGGAATGCGCCATTGTGATCAACGCAGCCGGAGCCTGGTCTGCGCAAATCGCAGCGCTGGCTGGTATTGGAGAGGGGCCGCCTGGCACCCTGCAGGGCACCAAGCTACCTGTGGAGCCGAGGAAAAG gtatgtgtatgtgtggcaCTGCCCCCAGGGACCAGGCCTAGAGACTCCGCTTGTTGCAGACACCAGTGGAGCCTATTTTCGCCGGGAAGGattaggtagcaactacctaggtGGTCGTAGCCCCACTGAG CAGGAAGAACCGGACCCGGCGAACCTGGAAGTGGACCATGATTTCTTCCAGGACAAGGTGTGGCCCCATTTGGCCCTGAGGGTCCCAGCTTTTGAGACTCTGAAG GTTCAGAGCGCCTGGGCCGGCTATTACGACTACAACACCTTTGACCAGAATGGCGTGGTGGGCCCCCACCCGCTAGTTGTCAACATGTACTTTGCTACTGGCTTCAGTGGTCACGGGCTCCAGCAGGCCCCTGGCGTTGGGCGAGCTGTAGCAGAGATGGTACTGAAGGGCAGGTTCCAGACCATCGACCTGAGCCCCTTCCTCTTTACCCGCTTTTACTTGGGAGAGAAGATCCAGGAGAACAACATCATCTGA
- the FOXRED1 gene encoding FAD-dependent oxidoreductase domain-containing protein 1 isoform X3 — MAHTGRTVGRLGEGDWDGKVSEIKKKIKSILPGRSCDLLQDTSHLPPEHSDVVIVGGGVLGLSVAYWLKKLESRRGAIRVLVVERDHTYSQASTGLSVGGICQQFSLPENIQLSLFSASFLRNINEYLAVVDAPPLDLRFNPSGYLLLASEKDAAAMESNVKVQRQEGAKVSLMSPDQLRNKFPWINTEGVALASYGMEDEGWFDPWCLLQGLRRKVQSLGVLFCQGEVTRFVSSSQRMLTTDDKAVVLKRIHEVHVKMDRSLEYQPVECAIVINAAGAWSAQIAALAGIGEGPPGTLQGTKLPVEPRKRYVYVWHCPQGPGLETPLVADTSGAYFRREGLGSNYLGGRSPTEQEEPDPANLEVDHDFFQDKVWPHLALRVPAFETLKVQSAWAGYYDYNTFDQNGVVGPHPLVVNMYFATGFSGHGLQQAPGVGRAVAEMVLKGRFQTIDLSPFLFTRFYLGEKIQENNII; from the exons ATGGCCCACACTGGCAGGACAGTGGGTCGGCTTGGGGAAGGGG ACTGGGATGGAAAGGTGTCTGAGATTAAGAAGAAGATCAAGTCGATCCTGCCTGGAAGGTCCTGTGATCTACTGCAAGACACCAGCCACCTGCCTCCCGAGCACTCGGATGTGGTGATCGTGGGAGGTGGGGTGCTTGGCTTGTCTGTGGCCTATTGGCTGAAGAAGCTGGAGAGCAGACGAGGTGCTATTCGAGTGCTAGTGGTGGAACGGGACCACACG TATTCACAGGCCTCCACTGGGCTCTCAGTAGGTGGGATTTGTCAGCAGTTCTCATTGCCTGAGAACATCCAGCTCTCCCTCTTTTCAGCCAGCTTTCTACGGAACATCAAT GAGTACCTGGCCGTAGTCGATGCCCCTCCCCTGGACCTCCGGTTCAACCCCTCGGGCTACCTCTTGCTGGCTTCAGAAAAGGATGCTGCAGCCATGGAGAGCAACGTGAAAGTGCAGAG GCAGGAGGGAGCCAAAGTTTCTCTGATGTCTCCTGATCAGCTTCGGAACAAGTTTCCCTGGATAAACACAGAGGGAGTGGCTTTGGCGTCTTATG GGATGGAGGACGAAGGTTGGTTTGACCCCTGGTGTCTGCTCCAGGGGCTTCGGCGAAAGGTCCAGTCCTTGGGAGTCCTTTTCTGCCAGGGAGAGGTGACAC GTTTTGTCTCTTCATCTCAACGCATGTTGACCACAGATGACAAAGCGGTGGTGTTGAAAAGGATCCATGAAGTCCAC GTGAAGATGGACCGCAGCCTGGAGTACCAGCCTGTGGAATGCGCCATTGTGATCAACGCAGCCGGAGCCTGGTCTGCGCAAATCGCAGCGCTGGCTGGTATTGGAGAGGGGCCGCCTGGCACCCTGCAGGGCACCAAGCTACCTGTGGAGCCGAGGAAAAG gtatgtgtatgtgtggcaCTGCCCCCAGGGACCAGGCCTAGAGACTCCGCTTGTTGCAGACACCAGTGGAGCCTATTTTCGCCGGGAAGGattaggtagcaactacctaggtGGTCGTAGCCCCACTGAG CAGGAAGAACCGGACCCGGCGAACCTGGAAGTGGACCATGATTTCTTCCAGGACAAGGTGTGGCCCCATTTGGCCCTGAGGGTCCCAGCTTTTGAGACTCTGAAG GTTCAGAGCGCCTGGGCCGGCTATTACGACTACAACACCTTTGACCAGAATGGCGTGGTGGGCCCCCACCCGCTAGTTGTCAACATGTACTTTGCTACTGGCTTCAGTGGTCACGGGCTCCAGCAGGCCCCTGGCGTTGGGCGAGCTGTAGCAGAGATGGTACTGAAGGGCAGGTTCCAGACCATCGACCTGAGCCCCTTCCTCTTTACCCGCTTTTACTTGGGAGAGAAGATCCAGGAGAACAACATCATCTGA
- the FOXRED1 gene encoding FAD-dependent oxidoreductase domain-containing protein 1 isoform X7, with protein MAHTGRTVGRLGEGGVPGRSRCPSPGPPVQPLGLPLAGFRKGCCSHGEQRESAEEGAKVSLMSPDQLRNKFPWINTEGVALASYGMEDEGWFDPWCLLQGLRRKVQSLGVLFCQGEVTRFVSSSQRMLTTDDKAVVLKRIHEVHVKMDRSLEYQPVECAIVINAAGAWSAQIAALAGIGEGPPGTLQGTKLPVEPRKRYVYVWHCPQGPGLETPLVADTSGAYFRREGLGSNYLGGRSPTEQEEPDPANLEVDHDFFQDKVWPHLALRVPAFETLKVQSAWAGYYDYNTFDQNGVVGPHPLVVNMYFATGFSGHGLQQAPGVGRAVAEMVLKGRFQTIDLSPFLFTRFYLGEKIQENNII; from the exons ATGGCCCACACTGGCAGGACAGTGGGTCGGCTTGGGGAAGGGG GAGTACCTGGCCGTAGTCGATGCCCCTCCCCTGGACCTCCGGTTCAACCCCTCGGGCTACCTCTTGCTGGCTTCAGAAAAGGATGCTGCAGCCATGGAGAGCAACGTGAAAGTGCAGAG GAGGGAGCCAAAGTTTCTCTGATGTCTCCTGATCAGCTTCGGAACAAGTTTCCCTGGATAAACACAGAGGGAGTGGCTTTGGCGTCTTATG GGATGGAGGACGAAGGTTGGTTTGACCCCTGGTGTCTGCTCCAGGGGCTTCGGCGAAAGGTCCAGTCCTTGGGAGTCCTTTTCTGCCAGGGAGAGGTGACAC GTTTTGTCTCTTCATCTCAACGCATGTTGACCACAGATGACAAAGCGGTGGTGTTGAAAAGGATCCATGAAGTCCAC GTGAAGATGGACCGCAGCCTGGAGTACCAGCCTGTGGAATGCGCCATTGTGATCAACGCAGCCGGAGCCTGGTCTGCGCAAATCGCAGCGCTGGCTGGTATTGGAGAGGGGCCGCCTGGCACCCTGCAGGGCACCAAGCTACCTGTGGAGCCGAGGAAAAG gtatgtgtatgtgtggcaCTGCCCCCAGGGACCAGGCCTAGAGACTCCGCTTGTTGCAGACACCAGTGGAGCCTATTTTCGCCGGGAAGGattaggtagcaactacctaggtGGTCGTAGCCCCACTGAG CAGGAAGAACCGGACCCGGCGAACCTGGAAGTGGACCATGATTTCTTCCAGGACAAGGTGTGGCCCCATTTGGCCCTGAGGGTCCCAGCTTTTGAGACTCTGAAG GTTCAGAGCGCCTGGGCCGGCTATTACGACTACAACACCTTTGACCAGAATGGCGTGGTGGGCCCCCACCCGCTAGTTGTCAACATGTACTTTGCTACTGGCTTCAGTGGTCACGGGCTCCAGCAGGCCCCTGGCGTTGGGCGAGCTGTAGCAGAGATGGTACTGAAGGGCAGGTTCCAGACCATCGACCTGAGCCCCTTCCTCTTTACCCGCTTTTACTTGGGAGAGAAGATCCAGGAGAACAACATCATCTGA
- the FOXRED1 gene encoding FAD-dependent oxidoreductase domain-containing protein 1 isoform X8 codes for MESNVKVQRQEGAKVSLMSPDQLRNKFPWINTEGVALASYGMEDEGWFDPWCLLQGLRRKVQSLGVLFCQGEVTRFVSSSQRMLTTDDKAVVLKRIHEVHVKMDRSLEYQPVECAIVINAAGAWSAQIAALAGIGEGPPGTLQGTKLPVEPRKRYVYVWHCPQGPGLETPLVADTSGAYFRREGLGSNYLGGRSPTEQEEPDPANLEVDHDFFQDKVWPHLALRVPAFETLKVQSAWAGYYDYNTFDQNGVVGPHPLVVNMYFATGFSGHGLQQAPGVGRAVAEMVLKGRFQTIDLSPFLFTRFYLGEKIQENNII; via the exons ATGGAGAGCAACGTGAAAGTGCAGAG GCAGGAGGGAGCCAAAGTTTCTCTGATGTCTCCTGATCAGCTTCGGAACAAGTTTCCCTGGATAAACACAGAGGGAGTGGCTTTGGCGTCTTATG GGATGGAGGACGAAGGTTGGTTTGACCCCTGGTGTCTGCTCCAGGGGCTTCGGCGAAAGGTCCAGTCCTTGGGAGTCCTTTTCTGCCAGGGAGAGGTGACAC GTTTTGTCTCTTCATCTCAACGCATGTTGACCACAGATGACAAAGCGGTGGTGTTGAAAAGGATCCATGAAGTCCAC GTGAAGATGGACCGCAGCCTGGAGTACCAGCCTGTGGAATGCGCCATTGTGATCAACGCAGCCGGAGCCTGGTCTGCGCAAATCGCAGCGCTGGCTGGTATTGGAGAGGGGCCGCCTGGCACCCTGCAGGGCACCAAGCTACCTGTGGAGCCGAGGAAAAG gtatgtgtatgtgtggcaCTGCCCCCAGGGACCAGGCCTAGAGACTCCGCTTGTTGCAGACACCAGTGGAGCCTATTTTCGCCGGGAAGGattaggtagcaactacctaggtGGTCGTAGCCCCACTGAG CAGGAAGAACCGGACCCGGCGAACCTGGAAGTGGACCATGATTTCTTCCAGGACAAGGTGTGGCCCCATTTGGCCCTGAGGGTCCCAGCTTTTGAGACTCTGAAG GTTCAGAGCGCCTGGGCCGGCTATTACGACTACAACACCTTTGACCAGAATGGCGTGGTGGGCCCCCACCCGCTAGTTGTCAACATGTACTTTGCTACTGGCTTCAGTGGTCACGGGCTCCAGCAGGCCCCTGGCGTTGGGCGAGCTGTAGCAGAGATGGTACTGAAGGGCAGGTTCCAGACCATCGACCTGAGCCCCTTCCTCTTTACCCGCTTTTACTTGGGAGAGAAGATCCAGGAGAACAACATCATCTGA